The following are from one region of the Candidatus Protochlamydia phocaeensis genome:
- a CDS encoding nucleotidyltransferase domain-containing protein, which yields MNSFIKLFPSPSFVAVLTLFLAHPEEEIYQSRIVEVTKCALVQVQRALKRLEETGLITKTKSGNRIYYKANRRHPAFEDIKKALFKTVLFGDLLKKALNSVKDKIQFSFIYGSLARGEESFDSDIDLFIIGDLGMRDVASLLGVVGHEIGREINPTVYPLKEFKKKIKEKNTFIREIMSKPKIWLIGEESEFAKMGQ from the coding sequence ATTTATTAAATTATTTCCCAGTCCTTCTTTTGTGGCTGTTCTGACTCTTTTCTTGGCTCATCCTGAAGAGGAAATTTATCAATCACGCATTGTGGAAGTGACTAAATGCGCTTTAGTTCAAGTCCAAAGAGCCCTAAAACGTTTGGAAGAGACTGGTCTAATCACTAAAACCAAATCTGGCAATCGCATTTATTATAAAGCTAATCGAAGGCATCCAGCTTTTGAAGATATTAAGAAGGCTTTATTTAAAACAGTTCTTTTTGGTGACTTGCTAAAAAAAGCTCTAAATTCAGTTAAAGATAAAATTCAATTTAGCTTCATCTATGGATCTTTAGCACGAGGAGAAGAGTCTTTTGACAGTGATATTGATTTATTTATCATTGGTGATTTAGGCATGCGAGATGTTGCGAGTCTGCTTGGAGTAGTTGGTCATGAGATAGGACGAGAGATTAATCCAACAGTATATCCTTTGAAAGAATTTAAGAAAAAAATTAAAGAGAAAAACACCTTTATAAGAGAAATCATGAGCAAACCGAAAATTTGGCTAATTGGAGAAGAAAGTGAATTTGCAAAAATGGGTCAATGA